A genomic segment from Clostridium fungisolvens encodes:
- a CDS encoding ABC transporter permease translates to MSKTTAKGKENKALQIVKPILFPLAAIIFSIFISVFFVIWAKGYSILDYFKALEDLFSTIWKGSFGSEMNLFNTIFYLTPLIFTGVANAVAFKTGLFNIGGEGQFVVGMVAAALVGVIPGLPAIIHLPLVLIAGIAAGGLWAAVPGYLKAKMGTNEVINSIMMNYIAMYAANFIILRTSFGVQGKSASPLIKESARIGRFVSNYQANYGVFIGIAVAIFVTWLLWKTTTGYELRAVGLNPQGAEYGGINISKNIILAMVISGAIAGLGGAVHLAGGKYYTDDFSTLPGYGFSGMAVALLAKSHPIGCIFAAVLFGALNSSSKVLQLNGIPKEIVYLIQSIIIIFVATDYIVKYFAEKKKKKEVLING, encoded by the coding sequence TTGAGTAAAACTACAGCGAAGGGTAAAGAAAATAAAGCGCTACAGATAGTAAAACCAATATTGTTCCCTTTAGCGGCAATAATATTTTCTATATTCATTTCAGTGTTTTTCGTAATCTGGGCTAAGGGATACTCCATATTAGATTACTTTAAAGCGCTAGAAGATCTTTTTAGCACCATATGGAAAGGTTCCTTTGGTAGCGAAATGAACTTATTTAATACTATATTCTACTTGACACCACTTATATTTACCGGTGTAGCAAATGCGGTAGCATTTAAGACCGGATTATTTAACATAGGTGGAGAAGGTCAGTTTGTAGTAGGTATGGTAGCAGCAGCTTTAGTTGGAGTTATACCAGGACTTCCTGCAATTATACATCTTCCATTGGTTTTGATAGCAGGTATAGCAGCTGGTGGTCTATGGGCAGCAGTACCAGGATATCTTAAAGCAAAGATGGGAACAAACGAAGTTATAAACTCAATCATGATGAACTATATAGCAATGTATGCTGCAAACTTTATAATTCTTAGAACATCTTTTGGAGTTCAAGGAAAGTCAGCATCACCACTTATAAAAGAAAGTGCTAGAATTGGTAGATTCGTGTCAAACTATCAAGCAAACTATGGTGTGTTTATAGGAATAGCAGTAGCAATATTTGTTACATGGCTTTTATGGAAAACTACCACAGGTTATGAGCTTAGAGCTGTTGGTTTAAATCCACAGGGAGCAGAATACGGTGGAATAAATATATCAAAAAACATAATACTTGCAATGGTTATATCAGGAGCTATAGCAGGTCTTGGTGGAGCAGTTCACTTAGCTGGCGGTAAGTACTATACTGATGATTTTAGTACACTTCCAGGTTACGGTTTCAGTGGTATGGCAGTAGCTCTTCTTGCGAAAAGCCATCCGATAGGATGTATATTTGCAGCTGTACTTTTTGGAGCTCTAAACAGTAGTTCAAAAGTATTACAGTTAAATGGTATACCTAAAGAAATAGTATATCTTATACAATCAATAATAATAATCTTTGTAGCAACAGACTACATCGTTAAATACTTTGCAGAAAAGAAGAAGAAGAAGGAGGTATTGATCAATGGCTAG
- a CDS encoding ABC transporter ATP-binding protein: MTKVVEMKGITKIFPGTIANDDVNFDLNKSETHVLLGENGAGKTTLMNILYGLYQQEKGEIYVNGQLAKITNPNDAIKLGIGMVHQHFMLVHNFTVAENIVLGIEPKKGLKVDMKKAIEDVKAIAKKYGFNIDPNEVIEDITVGKQQKVEILKALYRGADILILDEPTAVLTPQEIDELGVIIDNLKSQGKSVILITHKLKEVMKMSDRVTIIRRGKVTGTVNTKDTNIDQLAELMVGRKVNLVVQKAEAKVGREILKIENLNANDHRKLPVVKNLDLTVHAGEVVGIAGVDGNGQSEFIEALTGLRKAVSGKVTINGKDIFNKAPKIVMESGVGHVPEDRHKRGLILKYSLFENSILGIHRNKPFSKGIVLNYSEVRKHCNKLIEEFDVRTPNDEVSASALSGGNQQKLIVAREISKDPELLIVCQPTRGLDVGAIEYIHKRIIQERDSGKAVLLVSLELDEIMSLSDRIAVMYDGQILDIVDRKDATELKLGILMAGGSLKDDEKEVKDLE, translated from the coding sequence ATGACAAAAGTGGTAGAAATGAAGGGCATCACAAAAATATTCCCAGGAACCATAGCTAACGATGATGTTAATTTTGATCTTAACAAAAGTGAAACCCACGTTTTGCTAGGTGAAAATGGAGCGGGAAAAACCACTTTAATGAACATACTATATGGGTTGTACCAACAAGAGAAGGGTGAAATATATGTTAACGGGCAGCTAGCTAAGATAACAAACCCTAACGATGCTATAAAGCTTGGAATTGGTATGGTGCATCAACATTTTATGCTTGTTCATAATTTTACAGTTGCAGAAAATATAGTTCTAGGAATTGAACCTAAAAAAGGTTTGAAGGTAGACATGAAGAAAGCGATAGAGGATGTTAAGGCTATTGCTAAAAAGTATGGTTTCAACATAGATCCAAATGAAGTAATTGAAGACATCACAGTGGGTAAACAGCAAAAGGTAGAAATACTAAAGGCTTTATATAGAGGAGCAGATATATTAATACTTGACGAACCTACAGCGGTTCTAACTCCTCAAGAAATAGATGAGCTTGGAGTTATTATAGATAACTTAAAGTCACAGGGCAAGTCAGTAATTCTTATCACTCATAAGCTTAAAGAAGTTATGAAGATGAGTGACAGAGTAACCATAATAAGAAGAGGTAAGGTTACTGGAACTGTAAATACTAAAGATACTAATATCGACCAATTAGCGGAGCTAATGGTAGGTAGAAAAGTTAATCTTGTAGTACAGAAGGCTGAAGCAAAAGTAGGCCGTGAAATCCTTAAGATAGAAAACTTAAATGCTAATGATCATAGAAAACTTCCTGTAGTTAAGAATCTTGATCTTACAGTACATGCAGGTGAAGTAGTTGGTATAGCCGGAGTAGATGGAAACGGGCAGTCAGAGTTTATAGAAGCTTTAACTGGTCTTAGAAAAGCTGTTAGTGGAAAAGTAACTATAAACGGCAAAGACATATTTAACAAGGCACCTAAAATAGTTATGGAGTCTGGTGTCGGACATGTTCCTGAAGACAGGCACAAAAGAGGATTAATACTTAAATATTCATTATTTGAAAACTCAATCTTAGGTATTCATAGAAATAAACCTTTTAGCAAAGGTATCGTATTAAACTATAGCGAAGTTAGAAAACATTGCAATAAGCTTATAGAAGAGTTTGACGTAAGAACTCCAAATGATGAAGTTTCAGCATCAGCTTTATCAGGGGGAAATCAACAAAAGCTTATAGTTGCAAGAGAAATATCAAAAGATCCAGAACTTCTAATAGTATGTCAACCAACAAGAGGTCTTGATGTTGGAGCTATAGAATACATTCATAAGAGAATAATACAGGAAAGAGACAGTGGTAAAGCAGTTCTTTTAGTTTCACTAGAACTGGACGAAATAATGTCTTTATCTGATAGAATAGCAGTAATGTATGATGGACAAATCTTAGATATAGTAGATAGAAAAGATGCTACAGAGCTAAAACTTGGAATACTTATGGCTGGTGGTAGTCTTAAGGATGATGAGAAAGAGGTGAAGGATCTTGAGTAA
- a CDS encoding NAD(P)H-dependent oxidoreductase codes for MDSVKKKIIEAYDFRHACKEFDDSKKISEEDFEFILETARLSPSSFGFEPWKFIVVQNPGFREELRKVSWGAQRQLPTASHFVVALSRTDKDMKYDSKYISDFMEQVKKLPAEVAEGMRERLKDFQENDFKLFANETALNDWASKQTYIAMGNMMTAAAQIGIDSCPIEGFNKDKVEEVLNSRGLLEEGSFTVSYMVAFGYRKADPRPKTRQSIDKIVTWI; via the coding sequence ATGGATTCAGTAAAGAAAAAAATAATAGAAGCATATGATTTTAGACATGCATGCAAGGAGTTTGATGATAGCAAGAAAATATCTGAAGAAGATTTTGAGTTTATATTAGAGACTGCAAGACTATCTCCTAGCTCTTTTGGTTTTGAACCTTGGAAATTCATTGTTGTTCAAAACCCTGGATTTAGAGAAGAATTAAGAAAAGTTTCATGGGGGGCCCAAAGACAACTTCCAACAGCAAGCCATTTTGTAGTTGCTCTTTCGAGAACAGATAAAGATATGAAGTATGATTCAAAATATATCTCAGACTTTATGGAGCAAGTTAAGAAACTTCCTGCTGAAGTTGCAGAAGGAATGAGAGAAAGACTAAAAGATTTCCAAGAGAATGATTTTAAGTTATTTGCAAACGAGACAGCGCTTAATGATTGGGCTTCAAAGCAGACTTATATAGCCATGGGAAATATGATGACGGCAGCTGCACAAATTGGAATAGATTCTTGCCCTATAGAAGGTTTTAATAAGGATAAGGTTGAAGAGGTGTTAAATAGCAGAGGTTTGTTAGAAGAAGGAAGTTTTACAGTATCATATATGGTAGCCTTCGGATATAGAAAAGCCGATCCAAGACCTAAGACAAGACAAAGCATAGATAAAATAGTAACTTGGATATAG
- a CDS encoding winged helix-turn-helix transcriptional regulator: MNTEETLPIDPPCTSTKCAVEATLNIIGGKWKGVILYRLLYGKKRFNELRRDMPNITHRMLTLQLRELESDGLVKRTVYAEVPPKVEYELTELGLTIKPIIKELYNWGKTYL; the protein is encoded by the coding sequence ATGAATACAGAAGAAACTTTACCTATTGACCCACCTTGTACTTCAACCAAGTGTGCAGTAGAGGCTACTTTAAATATCATAGGGGGAAAGTGGAAGGGAGTCATCTTATATAGACTCTTATACGGAAAGAAAAGATTTAATGAGCTAAGGCGAGATATGCCAAACATAACTCACAGGATGCTTACACTACAGCTTCGTGAACTCGAAAGCGATGGACTTGTAAAAAGAACTGTGTATGCTGAAGTACCTCCAAAAGTTGAGTACGAATTAACTGAGTTAGGCTTAACCATAAAACCTATAATTAAAGAACTGTACAACTGGGGAAAGACTTATTTGTAA
- the helD gene encoding RNA polymerase recycling motor HelD, translating to MAGTEHPDYEKEIQRLELTLKYLKNYNEKVLAHKNKVDTEVEYGLSHYNSDNAEQFNELSINYVLQKNLEFKTKGLASSIEKPYFARVDFKEQSKDKSQQLYIGKTSLLDDETNEMIIIDWRSPVATLYYEGRLGEANYDCEDGNIKGDISLKRQYSIEKSKIQEIYDIDITTNDEFLQASLNSLKDNRLKDIVSTIQEEQNRVIRANMWKPLLVQGAAGGGKTTIALHRIAYLLYNYENTVSSDGFMIIAPNRFFLSYISDVLPELGVHSVRQNTFEDFALEIIGEKFDIKEPSEKLKDIIEGDIKVNKISAFKSSIDYKLMLDKFLKFVESKYIPKVDFKIHDTIIYPYRDIKSLFVSSYNHLPFEKRIIEIRKHLSNKLKLNKKDILETIERDYDWRINKLRREMNDCAERRAKIIEIANERDLVLKRAKTKMSSLVRDYFEKINPLSVSEYYKEFMRMLKEWKPEGLIAKLSEQTILSVDSKSIEIEDLAPLMYIKLKVYGLEEKLNLRHVVIDEAQDFSVFQFLVLKEVIGSSSMTILGDVCQGIYSYRGTTDWEYVNKSIFGGEAEMLTLEQSYRTTVEIMSGATEVIKNLKGKQLPLAKPVIRHGEPIKIDKVSSVDDLSLSIKGDIELWKEKGYKSLALICKNLEECKKLKKKLDSINIDTSMVTGGESDFNGGIVIIPTYLVKGLEFDMVIICNASEDMYSDSDLDIKLLYVAMTRPLHYLKIYHVGERTKLLAHIAVPA from the coding sequence ATGGCAGGGACAGAGCATCCTGATTATGAAAAGGAAATACAAAGACTAGAATTAACTCTAAAGTATCTTAAAAACTATAATGAAAAAGTATTAGCACATAAAAACAAAGTTGATACAGAGGTTGAATATGGTTTATCTCACTATAACTCAGATAATGCAGAGCAGTTCAACGAATTATCTATAAATTATGTGCTTCAGAAGAATTTAGAATTTAAAACTAAAGGTTTAGCAAGCAGCATAGAAAAACCGTACTTTGCAAGAGTAGATTTTAAAGAACAAAGTAAAGATAAGTCTCAGCAACTTTATATAGGAAAAACTTCTCTGCTTGATGATGAGACTAACGAAATGATTATAATAGATTGGAGATCGCCAGTGGCAACTCTTTACTATGAGGGGAGACTAGGTGAAGCCAACTATGATTGTGAGGATGGGAATATAAAAGGTGACATAAGTTTAAAGCGGCAATACAGTATTGAAAAGTCAAAGATTCAGGAGATATACGATATAGACATAACTACAAATGATGAATTCCTACAAGCAAGTTTAAATTCTTTAAAAGATAATAGACTAAAGGACATTGTATCCACAATACAAGAAGAACAAAATAGAGTTATTAGAGCTAACATGTGGAAACCTTTATTAGTACAAGGAGCCGCAGGTGGAGGAAAAACTACAATAGCACTTCATAGGATAGCATACCTTTTATATAATTATGAAAATACAGTATCTTCAGATGGCTTTATGATAATAGCACCAAATAGGTTTTTTCTTAGCTACATTTCAGATGTACTTCCCGAACTTGGCGTTCACAGTGTACGGCAAAATACATTTGAAGACTTTGCATTAGAGATTATCGGAGAAAAATTTGATATAAAAGAACCTTCTGAAAAACTGAAAGATATAATTGAAGGAGATATTAAAGTTAATAAGATAAGTGCCTTCAAATCATCTATTGATTACAAACTGATGTTAGATAAGTTTTTGAAGTTTGTTGAATCAAAATACATTCCAAAAGTAGATTTTAAGATTCATGATACTATTATATATCCTTATAGGGATATTAAATCACTTTTTGTAAGCAGCTATAATCATCTACCATTTGAAAAGAGGATAATTGAAATAAGAAAACATCTTTCTAACAAATTAAAGTTAAATAAAAAAGATATACTTGAAACTATTGAAAGAGATTATGATTGGAGAATAAATAAGTTAAGAAGAGAAATGAATGACTGTGCTGAAAGAAGAGCAAAGATAATTGAGATAGCAAATGAAAGAGATCTTGTTTTAAAAAGAGCAAAAACCAAAATGAGTAGCTTAGTTAGAGATTACTTTGAAAAAATAAATCCGCTTAGTGTAAGTGAATATTATAAAGAATTCATGAGGATGCTGAAAGAGTGGAAGCCTGAAGGTCTTATAGCAAAACTATCAGAGCAAACTATTCTTTCTGTAGATAGTAAGAGCATAGAAATAGAAGATTTGGCGCCGCTTATGTATATAAAGTTAAAAGTTTATGGGTTAGAAGAAAAGTTAAATCTAAGGCATGTAGTTATAGATGAAGCGCAGGACTTTAGTGTGTTTCAGTTTTTAGTGTTAAAAGAAGTGATTGGTTCTAGTTCAATGACTATACTTGGAGATGTATGCCAAGGTATTTATAGTTATAGAGGAACAACTGATTGGGAATATGTGAATAAAAGCATATTTGGTGGGGAAGCTGAGATGCTTACTTTAGAGCAAAGTTATAGAACAACTGTTGAGATAATGAGTGGTGCTACTGAAGTAATTAAGAACCTAAAGGGTAAACAGCTTCCTTTAGCTAAACCTGTTATAAGGCATGGCGAACCAATAAAAATTGATAAGGTAAGTAGTGTTGATGACCTGTCCTTAAGTATAAAAGGTGATATAGAATTATGGAAGGAAAAAGGATATAAGTCATTAGCTCTTATCTGCAAGAATTTAGAGGAGTGCAAAAAGCTCAAGAAAAAGCTAGATAGTATAAATATAGATACGTCAATGGTTACAGGGGGAGAAAGTGACTTTAATGGAGGAATAGTGATAATACCGACCTATTTAGTAAAAGGCCTTGAATTTGATATGGTAATAATCTGCAATGCATCAGAAGACATGTATTCCGATAGTGATTTAGATATAAAACTTTTATATGTGGCGATGACAAGGCCGCTTCATTATCTAAAGATTTACCATGTAGGCGAAAGAACTAAACTGCTCGCTCATATAGCAGTTCCTGCTTAA
- a CDS encoding radical SAM/SPASM domain-containing protein yields the protein MKKFKKIYIEITNVCNLSCEFCPQTKRKSETITVDKFSEVLDKIQGHGEHIYLHVKGEPLLHPQLEQLLDVSYSKGFKVNITTNGTLINKVREKIIGKPALRQINFSLHSFDGNETTNDKYSYVNNILDFTKEALEKSSLTVSLRLWNLTEDNTINLKNKRNNYILEMIEDFFSLDYKIEEKVIPARGIKIRERVYLNQGSEFKWPDTKLEDEDTVGFCHGLRNQIAILVDGTVVPCCLDGEGVINLGNIYAANSLNDIVESNRALNIFNGFSNRQVKEELCRKCDYRRRFSK from the coding sequence ATGAAAAAATTTAAGAAAATATATATTGAAATTACTAATGTGTGCAATCTATCTTGTGAATTTTGTCCACAGACAAAAAGAAAATCAGAAACTATTACTGTGGATAAATTTAGCGAAGTTCTGGATAAAATCCAAGGGCATGGTGAACACATATATCTTCACGTAAAAGGTGAACCCTTACTTCATCCTCAGTTAGAACAATTGTTAGATGTTAGTTATTCAAAAGGATTTAAAGTTAATATAACTACCAATGGAACTTTGATTAATAAAGTAAGAGAAAAGATAATTGGCAAACCTGCATTAAGACAAATTAACTTTTCATTGCATAGTTTTGATGGGAATGAAACTACTAACGACAAATATTCTTATGTAAATAATATATTAGATTTCACGAAGGAAGCGTTAGAGAAGTCAAGCCTAACTGTATCCTTAAGACTGTGGAATCTCACTGAAGATAATACTATAAATCTAAAGAATAAAAGAAATAATTATATATTAGAAATGATAGAAGACTTTTTTTCATTAGACTACAAGATAGAGGAAAAAGTCATTCCTGCTAGAGGCATAAAAATTAGAGAAAGAGTTTATCTAAATCAAGGCTCTGAGTTTAAATGGCCAGATACAAAGCTTGAAGACGAAGATACTGTTGGTTTTTGCCATGGTCTTAGAAATCAGATAGCAATATTAGTTGATGGCACTGTAGTTCCTTGTTGCTTAGATGGTGAAGGTGTAATAAATCTCGGAAACATATATGCTGCAAATTCTCTAAACGATATAGTAGAAAGTAACCGTGCATTAAATATATTTAATGGTTTTTCTAATAGACAAGTAAAAGAAGAACTTTGTAGAAAGTGCGATTATAGAAGACGCTTTAGTAAATAG
- a CDS encoding amino acid permease yields the protein MNIFKRKTAEQMLEGVVKTGLKKNLKAKDIAALGIGAVVGVGIFVATGEGAHLAGPAVIISFIIAAVVACLCGLSYSELATMFPVAGSTYSYAYITFGEIVAMIIGWCLTAEYLVACSAVASGWSGTFQGILANLGINIPKALAASPSKGGIIDLPAVLIIILITILLCYGMQESAKVNNIMVGIKICIIILFVGLGVTHINVANYKPFNPYGLKGIFAGTATIFFSYIGFDAISTAAEEAENPRRDIPLGLIMCLVVVSILYISVAAVLTGMVPFKEIISENAVPGALARVGINWGSALVGTGAIIGMISTLLAVLYGQVRVFMVMSRDGLLPKLFSKVHPVHKTPYLSTIITGAVAAVIAGLLPLDIIVQFLSIGTLLGFIVVSLSVIVLRKRMPNFNRIFRCPGVPFTPIITVICCLYLLSRLQAKTWIGFAVWLVIGLIVYFTYGRKHSLLQNE from the coding sequence ATGAATATTTTCAAGAGAAAGACAGCAGAGCAGATGCTTGAAGGCGTAGTAAAGACTGGTCTTAAAAAGAACCTAAAGGCTAAAGATATAGCTGCATTAGGAATTGGTGCTGTTGTAGGAGTTGGTATATTTGTAGCTACCGGAGAAGGTGCACATCTTGCGGGACCTGCGGTAATTATATCATTCATTATAGCTGCAGTAGTAGCATGTTTATGTGGACTTAGCTATTCAGAGCTTGCAACAATGTTTCCAGTAGCAGGTAGTACATATTCTTATGCATATATTACCTTTGGGGAAATAGTAGCTATGATTATAGGGTGGTGTTTAACTGCTGAATATCTAGTTGCTTGTAGTGCCGTTGCTTCAGGATGGTCAGGAACCTTCCAAGGAATATTAGCTAACTTAGGGATAAATATACCTAAAGCTTTAGCTGCTTCACCAAGCAAAGGTGGAATAATAGACTTACCTGCTGTACTTATAATCATTTTAATAACAATACTTTTGTGTTATGGAATGCAAGAAAGTGCAAAAGTAAACAACATAATGGTTGGAATTAAGATATGTATAATAATACTATTTGTTGGACTAGGAGTTACACATATAAATGTAGCTAACTATAAACCTTTTAATCCTTATGGACTAAAGGGGATATTTGCGGGCACAGCTACTATTTTCTTCTCATACATAGGGTTTGATGCTATTTCAACTGCAGCAGAAGAAGCAGAAAATCCAAGACGAGATATACCTTTAGGATTAATAATGTGTCTTGTAGTGGTAAGTATACTTTATATCTCAGTAGCAGCTGTGCTTACAGGAATGGTTCCTTTTAAAGAAATAATTTCTGAAAATGCAGTACCAGGAGCTTTAGCTAGAGTAGGAATTAACTGGGGATCAGCATTAGTTGGAACTGGCGCAATAATAGGGATGATTTCTACACTTTTAGCAGTGCTTTATGGTCAAGTAAGAGTTTTCATGGTTATGTCTAGAGATGGACTTTTACCAAAATTATTCTCAAAGGTTCATCCAGTTCACAAAACACCTTATTTATCGACTATAATAACAGGTGCTGTTGCTGCTGTTATTGCTGGATTACTTCCTCTTGATATAATAGTTCAGTTTTTAAGCATAGGAACTCTATTAGGATTTATAGTGGTGTCTTTAAGTGTAATAGTTCTTAGAAAGAGAATGCCTAACTTTAACAGAATATTTAGATGTCCAGGTGTTCCGTTTACACCAATAATAACTGTCATATGCTGTCTATATCTTCTTTCAAGACTACAAGCTAAAACTTGGATCGGCTTTGCAGTTTGGCTTGTAATAGGGCTTATAGTTTACTTTACTTATGGAAGAAAACATAGTTTATTACAAAATGAATAA
- a CDS encoding diguanylate cyclase, whose amino-acid sequence MIRELIINLSILISAISLGTQLRKGHDHLKSNPYTHQLTFGFVTGLLSIALMYFGFIIYDGSVIDFRNIAVMISAIYGGGVSIYLCSIMTAVFRIVYFGINTIAIYGVILTIIIGIGCWFIASNRLRTWQKWVYCTLFNTIASSIVLIIKYSYREDFKFILSVYIIASIVVSVITFSYLEYCFTLNKLYIRLVKESSQDFLTGVNNVRQFNKTLKLLAVNAVDKDERLSLLVIDIDNFKSVNDTYGHNNGDIVLKEVAIILKDSSRSFDVISRNGGEEFTAILLDCGKDNAIKIAEKIRTNIENHSFILSNEHQIYVTVSIGLASFPESTKDIKRLYELADEALYQSKKTGKNKVSHV is encoded by the coding sequence GTGATCAGAGAATTAATTATAAACCTTTCAATACTGATAAGTGCCATAAGCTTAGGCACACAATTACGAAAGGGGCATGATCATTTAAAGTCCAATCCTTATACTCATCAACTAACTTTTGGGTTTGTTACAGGTCTTCTGTCTATTGCATTAATGTATTTTGGTTTCATCATATATGATGGTTCAGTCATAGACTTTAGAAATATAGCTGTAATGATTTCTGCTATATATGGTGGAGGTGTATCAATATATTTATGTAGTATTATGACTGCTGTTTTTAGAATAGTGTATTTTGGGATTAATACTATAGCAATATACGGTGTAATATTAACTATAATTATTGGCATCGGCTGTTGGTTTATAGCGAGTAATAGACTTAGAACTTGGCAAAAGTGGGTTTACTGTACTTTATTCAATACCATAGCCTCAAGCATAGTACTAATAATAAAGTATTCTTATAGGGAAGATTTTAAGTTTATCTTAAGTGTTTATATAATAGCATCTATTGTTGTGTCAGTAATAACCTTTAGCTATTTAGAATATTGCTTTACATTAAACAAGTTATATATAAGATTAGTAAAGGAGTCATCTCAAGATTTCCTAACAGGAGTTAACAATGTAAGACAGTTTAATAAAACATTAAAACTACTTGCAGTAAATGCCGTAGATAAAGATGAGAGGCTTTCTTTACTAGTAATAGATATAGATAATTTTAAAAGCGTTAATGATACATATGGACATAATAACGGAGATATAGTTTTAAAAGAGGTGGCTATCATACTAAAGGATAGCAGTAGGTCCTTTGACGTTATATCGAGGAATGGAGGAGAAGAATTTACGGCTATACTTCTTGATTGTGGTAAGGATAATGCAATAAAAATAGCTGAAAAGATAAGAACCAATATAGAGAATCATAGTTTTATTCTATCAAATGAGCATCAAATATATGTGACTGTATCTATAGGGCTCGCTAGTTTTCCAGAGAGTACAAAGGATATAAAAAGACTATACGAATTAGCAGATGAAGCTCTATATCAATCTAAAAAAACTGGTAAAAATAAGGTATCCCATGTATAG